From Saccopteryx leptura isolate mSacLep1 chromosome 3, mSacLep1_pri_phased_curated, whole genome shotgun sequence, one genomic window encodes:
- the TMOD4 gene encoding tropomodulin-4 isoform X3 has translation MSSYLKELEKYRDIDEDEILKTLSPEELEQLDCELQEMDPENMLLPAGLRQRDQTKKSPTGPLDRQALLQYLEQQALEVKEREDLVPFTGEKKGKPYIEPKREIPAEEQITLEPELEQALANATDAEMCDIAAILGMYTLMSNKQYYDAICSGEICNTEGISSVVQPDKYKPVPDEPPNPTNIEEILKSVRNNDKELEEVNLNNIQDITVPMLTELCEAMKTNTHVRSFSLVATRSGDPIAHAVADMLRENRSLQSLNIESNFISSTGLMAVLKAVRENATVTELRVDNQQGPRARAAQAMTRNNELRRQQKKR, from the exons ATGTCATCATATCTGAAGGAACTGGAGAAATACAGAGACATAGATGAAGATGAGATCCTAAAGACCTTGAGCCCTGAGGAGCTGGAGCAGCTAGACTGCGAGCTACAGGAGATGGACCCTGAG AACATGCTCCTGCCAGCTGGACTAAGACAACGTGACCAGACAAAGAAGAGCCCAACAGGGCCACTGGACCGACAGGCCCTTTTGCAGTACCTGGAGCAGCAGGCACTAGAGGTCAAAGAGCGTGAAGATTTGGTGCCCTTCACAGGCGAGAAGAAGG GGAAACCTTACATTGAACCCAAAAGGGAAATTCCAGCAGAGGAGCAGATCACTCTGGAGCCTGAGCTAGAGCAGGCACTGGCCAACGCCACAGATGCTGAAATGTGTGATATTGCAG CAATCCTGGGTATGTACACACTGATGAGCAACAAGCAATACTATGATGCCATCTGCAGTGGAGAAATCTGCAATACCGAAGGCATTAGCA GTGTGGTACAGCCTGACAAGTATAAGCCAGTGCCAGATGAGCCCCCAAATCCCACAAACATCGAGGAGATACTAAAAAGTGTTCGCAACAATGACAAGGAGCTGGAGGAGGTAAACCTCAATAATATACAG GACATCACAGTACCCATGCTAACTGAGCTGTGTGAAGCCATGAAGACAAATACCCATGTTCGGAGCTTCAGTCTGGTGGCCACGAGGAGTGGTGATCCCATTGCTCAT GCGGTAGCTGACATGTTGCGTGAGAATCGTAGCCTCCAGAGCCTGAACATTGAATCCAACTTCATTAGCAGCACAGGACTCATGGCTGTGCTGAAGGCAGTTCGAGAAAATGCCACAGTCACTGAGCTCCGTGTAGACAACCAG CAGGGTCCTCGAGCTCGGGCAGCCCAGGCCATGACCCGAAACAATGAACTAC GTCGCCAGCAAAAAAAGAGATAA
- the TMOD4 gene encoding tropomodulin-4 isoform X2, protein MSSYLKELEKYRDIDEDEILKTLSPEELEQLDCELQEMDPENMLLPAGLRQRDQTKKSPTGPLDRQALLQYLEQQALEVKEREDLVPFTGEKKGKPYIEPKREIPAEEQITLEPELEQALANATDAEMCDIAAILGMYTLMSNKQYYDAICSGEICNTEGISSVVQPDKYKPVPDEPPNPTNIEEILKSVRNNDKELEEDITVPMLTELCEAMKTNTHVRSFSLVATRSGDPIAHAVADMLRENRSLQSLNIESNFISSTGLMAVLKAVRENATVTELRVDNQRQWPGDAVEMEMATVLEQCPSIVRFGYHFTQQGPRARAAQAMTRNNELRRQQKKR, encoded by the exons ATGTCATCATATCTGAAGGAACTGGAGAAATACAGAGACATAGATGAAGATGAGATCCTAAAGACCTTGAGCCCTGAGGAGCTGGAGCAGCTAGACTGCGAGCTACAGGAGATGGACCCTGAG AACATGCTCCTGCCAGCTGGACTAAGACAACGTGACCAGACAAAGAAGAGCCCAACAGGGCCACTGGACCGACAGGCCCTTTTGCAGTACCTGGAGCAGCAGGCACTAGAGGTCAAAGAGCGTGAAGATTTGGTGCCCTTCACAGGCGAGAAGAAGG GGAAACCTTACATTGAACCCAAAAGGGAAATTCCAGCAGAGGAGCAGATCACTCTGGAGCCTGAGCTAGAGCAGGCACTGGCCAACGCCACAGATGCTGAAATGTGTGATATTGCAG CAATCCTGGGTATGTACACACTGATGAGCAACAAGCAATACTATGATGCCATCTGCAGTGGAGAAATCTGCAATACCGAAGGCATTAGCA GTGTGGTACAGCCTGACAAGTATAAGCCAGTGCCAGATGAGCCCCCAAATCCCACAAACATCGAGGAGATACTAAAAAGTGTTCGCAACAATGACAAGGAGCTGGAGGAG GACATCACAGTACCCATGCTAACTGAGCTGTGTGAAGCCATGAAGACAAATACCCATGTTCGGAGCTTCAGTCTGGTGGCCACGAGGAGTGGTGATCCCATTGCTCAT GCGGTAGCTGACATGTTGCGTGAGAATCGTAGCCTCCAGAGCCTGAACATTGAATCCAACTTCATTAGCAGCACAGGACTCATGGCTGTGCTGAAGGCAGTTCGAGAAAATGCCACAGTCACTGAGCTCCGTGTAGACAACCAG cgccAGTGGCCTGGTGATGCTGTAGAGATGGAGATGGCAACCGTGCTCGAACAGTGTCCCTCCATTGTCCGCTTCGGTTACCATTTTACACAGCAGGGTCCTCGAGCTCGGGCAGCCCAGGCCATGACCCGAAACAATGAACTAC GTCGCCAGCAAAAAAAGAGATAA
- the TMOD4 gene encoding tropomodulin-4 isoform X4, translating into MSSYLKELEKYRDIDEDEILKTLSPEELEQLDCELQEMDPENMLLPAGLRQRDQTKKSPTGPLDRQALLQYLEQQALEVKEREDLVPFTGEKKGKPYIEPKREIPAEEQITLEPELEQALANATDAEMCDIAAILGMYTLMSNKQYYDAICSGEICNTEGISSVVQPDKYKPVPDEPPNPTNIEEILKSVRNNDKELEEVNLNNIQDITVPMLTELCEAMKTNTHVRSFSLVATRSGDPIAHRQWPGDAVEMEMATVLEQCPSIVRFGYHFTQQGPRARAAQAMTRNNELRRQQKKR; encoded by the exons ATGTCATCATATCTGAAGGAACTGGAGAAATACAGAGACATAGATGAAGATGAGATCCTAAAGACCTTGAGCCCTGAGGAGCTGGAGCAGCTAGACTGCGAGCTACAGGAGATGGACCCTGAG AACATGCTCCTGCCAGCTGGACTAAGACAACGTGACCAGACAAAGAAGAGCCCAACAGGGCCACTGGACCGACAGGCCCTTTTGCAGTACCTGGAGCAGCAGGCACTAGAGGTCAAAGAGCGTGAAGATTTGGTGCCCTTCACAGGCGAGAAGAAGG GGAAACCTTACATTGAACCCAAAAGGGAAATTCCAGCAGAGGAGCAGATCACTCTGGAGCCTGAGCTAGAGCAGGCACTGGCCAACGCCACAGATGCTGAAATGTGTGATATTGCAG CAATCCTGGGTATGTACACACTGATGAGCAACAAGCAATACTATGATGCCATCTGCAGTGGAGAAATCTGCAATACCGAAGGCATTAGCA GTGTGGTACAGCCTGACAAGTATAAGCCAGTGCCAGATGAGCCCCCAAATCCCACAAACATCGAGGAGATACTAAAAAGTGTTCGCAACAATGACAAGGAGCTGGAGGAGGTAAACCTCAATAATATACAG GACATCACAGTACCCATGCTAACTGAGCTGTGTGAAGCCATGAAGACAAATACCCATGTTCGGAGCTTCAGTCTGGTGGCCACGAGGAGTGGTGATCCCATTGCTCAT cgccAGTGGCCTGGTGATGCTGTAGAGATGGAGATGGCAACCGTGCTCGAACAGTGTCCCTCCATTGTCCGCTTCGGTTACCATTTTACACAGCAGGGTCCTCGAGCTCGGGCAGCCCAGGCCATGACCCGAAACAATGAACTAC GTCGCCAGCAAAAAAAGAGATAA
- the SCNM1 gene encoding sodium channel modifier 1, with amino-acid sequence MSFKREGDDWSQLNVLKKRRVGDLLASYIPEDEALMLRDGRFACAICPHRPVLDTLTMLTAHRAGKKHLSSLQLFYGKKQPGKGMEQNPRQQNELEREETKAEAPLLTQTRLITQNALHRAPQFNSCCRRKYRPEAPCPPGLPSSLPPPEVELQGGKMNTEPGASLQAKESAAVSPPAPVSPTRRRALGHYLTLRSSGWIPDGRGRWVKDENVEFDSDEEEPPDIPLD; translated from the exons ATGTCCTTCAAGAGAGAGGGGGACGATTGGAGTCAACTTAATGTACTCAAA AAACGAAGAGTCGGGGACCTGCTGGCCAGTTATATACCAGAAGATGAAGCGCTGATGCTGCGGGATGGACG CTTTGCTTGTGCCATCTGTCCCCACCGACCTGTACTGGACACCCTGACCATGCTGACTGCCCACCGTGCAGGCAAGAAACATCTGTCCA GCCTGCAGCTTTTTTATGGCAAGAAGCAGCCAGGAAAGGGAATGGAGCAGAATCCAAGACAGCAGAATGaattagagagggaagagaccaAAGCGGAG GCTCCTCTGTTAACCCAGACTCGACTTATCACCCAGAATGCTCTGCACAGAGCTCCTCAGTTTAATAGTTGCTGTCGCCGGAAGTACAG ACCAGAAGCCCCTTGTCCCCCTGGCTTGCCTTCCTCTTTGCCACCCCCAGAGGTTGAACTCCAAGGTGGGAAGATGAATACTGAGCCTGGGGCTAGCCTACAGGCTAAGGAGTCAGCAGCTGTCTCACCCCCTGCACCTGTGAGCCCTACAAGAAGACGGGCCCTAGGTCATTACCTCACCCTTCGAAG CTCTGGATGGATTCCAGATGGACGAGGTCGGTGGGTAAAAGATGAGAATGTTGAGTTTGACTCTGACGAAGAGGAACCTCCTGATATCCCCTTGGACTGA
- the TMOD4 gene encoding tropomodulin-4 isoform X1 has protein sequence MSSYLKELEKYRDIDEDEILKTLSPEELEQLDCELQEMDPENMLLPAGLRQRDQTKKSPTGPLDRQALLQYLEQQALEVKEREDLVPFTGEKKGKPYIEPKREIPAEEQITLEPELEQALANATDAEMCDIAAILGMYTLMSNKQYYDAICSGEICNTEGISSVVQPDKYKPVPDEPPNPTNIEEILKSVRNNDKELEEVNLNNIQDITVPMLTELCEAMKTNTHVRSFSLVATRSGDPIAHAVADMLRENRSLQSLNIESNFISSTGLMAVLKAVRENATVTELRVDNQRQWPGDAVEMEMATVLEQCPSIVRFGYHFTQQGPRARAAQAMTRNNELRRQQKKR, from the exons ATGTCATCATATCTGAAGGAACTGGAGAAATACAGAGACATAGATGAAGATGAGATCCTAAAGACCTTGAGCCCTGAGGAGCTGGAGCAGCTAGACTGCGAGCTACAGGAGATGGACCCTGAG AACATGCTCCTGCCAGCTGGACTAAGACAACGTGACCAGACAAAGAAGAGCCCAACAGGGCCACTGGACCGACAGGCCCTTTTGCAGTACCTGGAGCAGCAGGCACTAGAGGTCAAAGAGCGTGAAGATTTGGTGCCCTTCACAGGCGAGAAGAAGG GGAAACCTTACATTGAACCCAAAAGGGAAATTCCAGCAGAGGAGCAGATCACTCTGGAGCCTGAGCTAGAGCAGGCACTGGCCAACGCCACAGATGCTGAAATGTGTGATATTGCAG CAATCCTGGGTATGTACACACTGATGAGCAACAAGCAATACTATGATGCCATCTGCAGTGGAGAAATCTGCAATACCGAAGGCATTAGCA GTGTGGTACAGCCTGACAAGTATAAGCCAGTGCCAGATGAGCCCCCAAATCCCACAAACATCGAGGAGATACTAAAAAGTGTTCGCAACAATGACAAGGAGCTGGAGGAGGTAAACCTCAATAATATACAG GACATCACAGTACCCATGCTAACTGAGCTGTGTGAAGCCATGAAGACAAATACCCATGTTCGGAGCTTCAGTCTGGTGGCCACGAGGAGTGGTGATCCCATTGCTCAT GCGGTAGCTGACATGTTGCGTGAGAATCGTAGCCTCCAGAGCCTGAACATTGAATCCAACTTCATTAGCAGCACAGGACTCATGGCTGTGCTGAAGGCAGTTCGAGAAAATGCCACAGTCACTGAGCTCCGTGTAGACAACCAG cgccAGTGGCCTGGTGATGCTGTAGAGATGGAGATGGCAACCGTGCTCGAACAGTGTCCCTCCATTGTCCGCTTCGGTTACCATTTTACACAGCAGGGTCCTCGAGCTCGGGCAGCCCAGGCCATGACCCGAAACAATGAACTAC GTCGCCAGCAAAAAAAGAGATAA